One uncultured Gellertiella sp. genomic window carries:
- the rplC gene encoding 50S ribosomal protein L3: MRSGVIAQKVGMTRVYNDAGEHIPVTVLRMENCQVVAQRTKDKNGYTAVQLGAGQSKVKNTSKALRGHFATASVEPKAKLVEFRVSEDNLIDVGAELTASHFVAGQLVDVTGTSIGKGFAGAMKRHNFGGLRATHGVSVSHRSHGSTGSNQDPGRVWKGKRMAGHMGQTRITTQNLEVVSTDTDRGLILVKGAVPGSKGSWIVVRDAVKSGTPESAPRPAGVRAAAQ; encoded by the coding sequence ATGCGTTCAGGTGTGATTGCACAGAAGGTGGGAATGACCCGCGTCTATAACGACGCTGGAGAACATATCCCGGTAACAGTATTGCGTATGGAGAACTGCCAGGTGGTAGCCCAGCGCACTAAAGACAAGAATGGCTATACCGCAGTTCAGCTCGGTGCCGGCCAGTCCAAGGTCAAGAACACGTCGAAGGCTCTTCGCGGTCACTTTGCGACCGCAAGCGTGGAGCCCAAGGCAAAACTCGTTGAATTCCGCGTGTCGGAAGACAACCTGATCGACGTCGGCGCTGAGCTGACGGCAAGCCACTTCGTCGCCGGCCAGCTGGTCGACGTCACCGGCACTTCGATCGGTAAGGGTTTTGCCGGTGCCATGAAGCGGCACAATTTCGGCGGTCTTCGTGCGACCCACGGCGTTTCGGTCTCGCACCGTTCGCATGGTTCGACCGGTTCCAACCAGGACCCGGGCCGCGTCTGGAAGGGCAAGCGGATGGCTGGTCACATGGGCCAGACCCGTATCACCACCCAGAACCTTGAAGTGGTATCGACCGATACCGATCGTGGTCTGATCCTGGTCAAGGGCGCAGTGCCCGGCTCCAAGGGTTCGTGGATCGTCGTTCGTGACGCCGTCAAGTCCGGTACGCCCGAAAGCGCACCGCGCCCGGCTGGCGTCCGCGCCGCAGCACAGTAA
- the rplD gene encoding 50S ribosomal protein L4 has product MDLNVKTLEGKDAGTVSLSDAIFGLVPREDILARMVRWQLAKKQQGTHKAKGRAEVSRTGAKMYKQKGTGRARHHSARAPQFRGGGKAHGPVVRSHAHDLPKKVRALALRHALSAKLRSESVIIIDQLVAAEAKTKALTGAFASLGLTNALFIGGAELDSNFKLAAQNIPNMNVLPVQGINVYDILRCGKLVLSKAAVEALEERFK; this is encoded by the coding sequence ATGGATCTCAACGTCAAGACGCTCGAGGGCAAGGACGCCGGTACGGTTTCCCTTTCCGATGCCATCTTCGGCCTCGTTCCCCGCGAAGACATTCTCGCACGCATGGTTCGCTGGCAGCTTGCCAAGAAGCAGCAGGGCACTCACAAGGCAAAGGGCCGCGCGGAAGTCTCGCGCACCGGTGCCAAGATGTACAAGCAGAAGGGGACGGGCCGCGCCCGTCACCATTCGGCACGCGCCCCGCAGTTCCGCGGCGGCGGCAAGGCCCATGGTCCGGTTGTTCGCAGCCACGCCCATGACCTGCCGAAGAAGGTCCGCGCCCTGGCCCTGCGCCACGCGCTGTCCGCCAAGCTCCGCTCCGAAAGCGTGATCATCATTGATCAGCTGGTGGCTGCGGAAGCCAAGACCAAGGCCCTGACCGGTGCATTCGCATCGCTTGGCCTGACCAACGCCCTTTTCATCGGCGGTGCAGAGCTTGACAGCAATTTCAAGCTGGCCGCCCAGAACATTCCGAACATGAATGTTCTGCCGGTTCAGGGCATCAACGTTTACGACATCCTGCGTTGCGGCAAGCTCGTGCTTTCCAAGGCTGCGGTTGAAGCTCTGGAGGAGCGGTTCAAATGA
- a CDS encoding 50S ribosomal protein L23 → MTDLRHYDVIVSPSITEKSTLVSEYNQVVFNVAKGATKPEIKAAVEALFGVKVTAVNTLVRKGKTKRFRGIPGRQKDVKKAVVTLAEGQSIDVSTGL, encoded by the coding sequence ATGACTGATCTTCGCCATTACGATGTGATCGTCTCTCCGTCGATCACCGAAAAGTCGACACTGGTTTCCGAATATAACCAGGTTGTCTTCAACGTTGCCAAGGGTGCGACCAAGCCGGAAATCAAGGCTGCCGTCGAAGCGCTCTTCGGTGTGAAGGTTACGGCTGTGAACACGCTCGTCCGCAAGGGCAAGACCAAGCGTTTCCGCGGTATCCCGGGCCGTCAGAAGGACGTCAAGAAGGCCGTGGTGACACTTGCCGAAGGCCAGTCCATCGACGTGTCCACCGGACTCTAA
- the rplB gene encoding 50S ribosomal protein L2, whose translation MALKSFNPTTPSQRQLVIVDRTGLYKGKPVKKLTEGLSSKGGRNNYGRITVRFQGGGHKRTYRLVDFKRRKFEVEGTVERLEYDPNRTAYIALINYADGEQAYILAPQRLAAGDKVIASDKAVDVKPGNTMPLQYVPVGSIIHNVEMKPGKGGQIARSAGAYAQLVGRDQGMAILRLNSGEQRLVQGTCLATIGAVSNPDHANINDGKAGRSRWRGKKPHVRGVVMNPVDHPHGGGEGRTSGGRHPVTPWGKPTKGKRTRSNKSTDKFIMRSRHQRKK comes from the coding sequence ATGGCATTGAAGAGTTTCAATCCGACCACCCCGAGCCAGCGCCAGCTGGTCATTGTGGACCGTACCGGTCTCTACAAGGGCAAGCCGGTCAAGAAGCTGACCGAGGGTCTGTCTTCCAAGGGTGGCCGCAACAACTACGGTCGCATCACCGTCCGCTTCCAGGGCGGTGGTCACAAGCGCACCTACCGTCTGGTCGATTTCAAGCGTCGCAAGTTTGAAGTCGAAGGCACGGTCGAGCGTCTGGAATATGACCCGAACCGTACCGCTTATATCGCGCTGATCAACTATGCCGATGGCGAGCAGGCCTATATCCTGGCACCGCAGCGTCTTGCTGCAGGCGACAAGGTCATTGCCTCCGACAAGGCTGTTGACGTGAAGCCCGGCAACACCATGCCGCTTCAGTATGTGCCGGTTGGCTCCATCATCCACAATGTGGAAATGAAGCCGGGCAAGGGCGGCCAGATCGCCCGCTCCGCCGGTGCCTATGCTCAGCTCGTTGGCCGAGACCAGGGGATGGCGATCCTTCGCCTGAACTCCGGTGAACAGCGTCTGGTCCAGGGCACTTGCCTTGCCACCATCGGTGCTGTATCGAACCCCGACCACGCCAACATCAATGATGGCAAGGCTGGTCGTTCGCGTTGGCGTGGCAAGAAGCCGCATGTACGCGGCGTCGTAATGAACCCGGTTGACCATCCGCACGGCGGTGGTGAAGGCCGCACTTCGGGTGGCCGTCATCCCGTAACCCCGTGGGGCAAGCCCACCAAGGGCAAGCGGACACGTTCGAACAAGTCGACCGACAAGTTCATCATGCGCTCGCGCCATCAGCGCAAGAAGTAA
- the rpsS gene encoding 30S ribosomal protein S19, translating to MARSVWKGPFVDGYLLKKAEKVREGGRSEVIKMWSRRSTILPQFVGLTFGVYNGSKHIPVAVSEDMVGHKFGEFAPTRTYYGHGADKKAKRK from the coding sequence ATGGCTCGTTCAGTTTGGAAAGGTCCGTTTGTTGACGGCTATCTTCTCAAGAAGGCTGAGAAGGTTCGTGAAGGCGGCCGTAGCGAAGTGATCAAGATGTGGAGCCGTCGCTCCACCATCCTGCCGCAGTTCGTCGGTCTGACCTTTGGCGTCTACAACGGTAGCAAGCACATCCCGGTAGCCGTGTCGGAAGACATGGTGGGACACAAGTTCGGTGAATTCGCTCCCACCCGTACCTATTACGGTCACGGTGCGGACAAAAAGGCGAAGAGGAAGTAA
- the rplV gene encoding 50S ribosomal protein L22 encodes MAKAKAERRLKDNEAQAVARTIRVSPQKLNLVAALIRGKKVDRALAELEFSRKRIAETVRKTLQSAIANAENNHDLDVDSLIVAEAYVGKSIVMKRFHARGRGRASRIEKPFAHLTIVVREVEANGEAA; translated from the coding sequence ATGGCCAAGGCAAAAGCCGAACGCCGGCTGAAGGACAACGAGGCGCAGGCCGTTGCGCGCACGATCCGTGTCAGCCCCCAGAAGCTCAACCTCGTTGCTGCGCTGATCCGCGGCAAGAAGGTTGACCGGGCTCTCGCAGAGCTCGAATTCTCGCGCAAGCGCATTGCTGAAACGGTTCGCAAGACCCTTCAGTCCGCGATCGCCAATGCCGAGAACAACCATGATCTCGACGTCGATTCGCTGATCGTCGCCGAGGCCTATGTCGGCAAGTCGATTGTAATGAAGCGCTTCCACGCCCGTGGCCGTGGCCGTGCATCCCGCATCGAAAAGCCTTTCGCACACCTCACCATCGTCGTGCGCGAAGTTGAAGCCAACGGGGAGGCTGCATAA
- the rpsC gene encoding 30S ribosomal protein S3 translates to MGQKINPIGFRLGINRTWDSRWFADNAEYGQLLHEDLKIRAYLMNELKQAGIAKVVIERPHKKCRVTIHSARPGLIIGKKGADIEKLRKKLSEMTNSETHLNIVEVRKPEIDSTLVAQGIAQQLERRVAFRRAMKRAVQSAMRLGAEGIKITCAGRLGGAEIARTEWYREGRVPLHTLRADIDYGTAEAETAYGICGIKVWIFKGEILEHDPMASERRALEGDSQGGNTNNRRRENA, encoded by the coding sequence ATGGGTCAGAAAATCAATCCGATCGGTTTCCGCCTTGGAATCAACCGGACCTGGGACAGCCGCTGGTTCGCCGACAACGCGGAATACGGTCAGCTTCTCCATGAAGACCTGAAGATCCGCGCCTACCTGATGAACGAGCTGAAGCAGGCTGGCATCGCCAAGGTGGTCATCGAGCGTCCGCACAAGAAGTGCCGCGTCACGATCCACTCGGCCCGCCCGGGTCTGATCATCGGCAAGAAGGGTGCAGACATCGAAAAGCTCCGCAAGAAGCTTTCCGAGATGACCAATTCCGAAACGCACCTCAACATTGTTGAAGTTCGCAAGCCGGAAATCGACTCGACCCTCGTCGCTCAGGGCATTGCCCAGCAGCTCGAGCGTCGCGTTGCCTTCCGCCGCGCCATGAAGCGCGCTGTTCAGTCCGCGATGCGTCTTGGCGCCGAAGGCATCAAGATCACCTGCGCCGGCCGTCTCGGCGGTGCAGAAATCGCCCGCACCGAATGGTACCGCGAAGGCCGCGTTCCGCTGCACACGCTGCGCGCTGACATCGATTACGGGACGGCTGAAGCCGAAACCGCATACGGCATCTGCGGCATCAAGGTCTGGATCTTCAAGGGCGAAATCCTCGAGCATGATCCGATGGCTTCCGAGCGCCGTGCGCTTGAAGGTGACAGCCAGGGCGGCAACACCAACAATCGTCGCCGCGAAAACGCTTGA
- the rplP gene encoding 50S ribosomal protein L16, with product MLQPKRTKYRKQFKGRIKGVAKGGSDLAFGEFGLKAQEPDRVNARQIEAARRAITRHMKRAGRVWIRVFPDVPVTAKPTEVRMGKGKGSVEYWACKVKPGRIMFEIDGVSEELAREALRLGAAKLSVKTRFVQRIAE from the coding sequence ATGTTGCAGCCAAAGCGTACCAAGTACCGCAAGCAATTCAAGGGCCGCATCAAGGGCGTGGCCAAGGGCGGTTCTGACCTTGCGTTCGGTGAATTCGGCCTGAAGGCTCAGGAGCCCGACCGTGTGAATGCCCGCCAGATCGAAGCGGCCCGCCGCGCGATCACCCGTCACATGAAGCGCGCCGGCCGCGTCTGGATCCGGGTATTCCCCGATGTTCCCGTCACTGCCAAGCCGACCGAAGTGCGCATGGGTAAGGGCAAGGGCTCTGTCGAATACTGGGCCTGCAAGGTCAAGCCCGGTCGTATCATGTTTGAGATCGACGGCGTCAGCGAAGAACTCGCCCGCGAGGCTCTGCGTCTCGGTGCTGCCAAGCTCTCGGTCAAGACGCGCTTCGTTCAGCGCATTGCAGAGTAA
- the rpmC gene encoding 50S ribosomal protein L29 has protein sequence MKAADVRALSADQLKDELAKLKKEQFNLRFQKATGQLEKSSRVQEVRRDIARVKTIARQKAAEAKA, from the coding sequence ATGAAAGCCGCAGATGTTCGCGCTCTGAGCGCCGACCAACTCAAGGATGAGCTTGCCAAGCTGAAGAAGGAGCAGTTCAACCTGCGCTTCCAGAAGGCGACCGGCCAGCTCGAAAAGTCTTCGCGTGTACAGGAAGTCCGTCGTGACATCGCACGTGTGAAAACCATTGCCCGCCAGAAGGCGGCAGAAGCCAAGGCCTAA
- the rpsQ gene encoding 30S ribosomal protein S17, producing the protein MPKRILQGVVVSDKNEKTVVVRVERRFAHPLLQKTVRRSKKYKAHDEKNQCKIGDVVSIEECAPISKDKCWTVVNVQA; encoded by the coding sequence ATGCCTAAACGCATTCTGCAGGGCGTTGTCGTCAGCGACAAGAACGAGAAGACGGTTGTGGTGCGGGTTGAGCGTCGATTCGCCCATCCGCTTCTTCAGAAGACTGTTCGTCGTTCGAAGAAGTACAAGGCTCACGACGAGAAAAACCAGTGCAAGATCGGCGACGTCGTATCCATCGAGGAATGCGCGCCGATTTCGAAGGACAAGTGCTGGACGGTGGTAAACGTCCAGGCATGA
- the rplN gene encoding 50S ribosomal protein L14: MIQMQTNLDVADNSGARRVMCIKVLGGSKRKYASIGDIIVVSIKEAIPRGRVKKGDVMKAVVVRTAKDIRRPDGSVIRFDNNAAVLIDNKKEPIGTRIFGPVPRELRAKNHMKIISLAPEVL, encoded by the coding sequence ATGATTCAGATGCAAACAAACCTCGACGTCGCGGATAATTCCGGCGCACGTCGTGTCATGTGCATCAAGGTGCTGGGCGGTTCCAAGCGGAAATACGCATCGATCGGCGACATCATCGTCGTATCGATCAAGGAAGCCATTCCGCGTGGCCGCGTCAAGAAGGGTGACGTGATGAAGGCGGTTGTCGTACGTACCGCCAAGGATATCCGTCGTCCGGATGGCAGCGTCATCCGCTTCGATAACAACGCAGCAGTTCTTATCGACAACAAGAAAGAGCCGATCGGCACGCGTATCTTCGGACCGGTTCCGCGCGAACTTCGCGCCAAGAACCACATGAAGATCATTTCGCTGGCTCCGGAAGTACTTTAA
- the rplX gene encoding 50S ribosomal protein L24 — translation MQKIRKGDKVVVLTGKDKGRAGEVIQVMPKEDRALVRGVNLVKRHQRQTQTQEAGIITKEAPVHLSNIAIQDKDGKPTRVGFSVVDGKKVRVAKRSGEVIDG, via the coding sequence ATGCAAAAGATCCGTAAAGGCGACAAGGTTGTCGTATTGACCGGCAAGGACAAGGGCCGCGCCGGCGAAGTTATTCAGGTTATGCCGAAGGAAGACCGCGCTCTCGTGCGTGGCGTGAACCTCGTCAAGCGCCATCAGCGCCAGACCCAGACGCAGGAAGCCGGCATTATTACTAAAGAAGCCCCCGTGCACCTCTCCAACATTGCCATCCAGGACAAGGATGGGAAGCCCACTCGCGTTGGTTTCTCCGTTGTCGACGGCAAGAAGGTTCGCGTGGCCAAGCGTTCGGGAGAAGTGATCGATGGCTGA
- the rplE gene encoding 50S ribosomal protein L5: MAEAKYEPRLKTEYVSRIRAALQEQFSYTNEMMIPKIDKIVINMGVGEATADSKKPSVAAADLAQIAGQKPVITKARNSIAGFKVREFMPIGAKVTLRGARMYEFLDRLVNIALPRVRDFRGLNPKSFDGRGNFAMGIKEHIVFPEINYDKVDQMWGMDIIVCTTAPTDDEARALLKEFNFPFRQ, from the coding sequence ATGGCTGAGGCAAAGTATGAGCCGCGGCTCAAGACAGAATATGTATCCCGCATCCGTGCGGCCCTGCAGGAGCAGTTCTCCTACACCAACGAAATGATGATTCCGAAGATCGACAAGATCGTCATCAACATGGGTGTGGGCGAGGCAACTGCCGATTCGAAGAAGCCCTCCGTGGCTGCAGCCGACCTGGCGCAGATCGCCGGCCAGAAGCCGGTCATCACCAAGGCCCGCAATTCGATCGCCGGCTTCAAGGTACGTGAATTCATGCCGATCGGTGCGAAGGTTACCCTTCGTGGCGCCCGCATGTACGAGTTCCTGGACCGTCTCGTGAACATCGCGCTGCCGCGCGTTCGCGACTTTCGCGGCCTGAACCCGAAGAGCTTTGACGGCCGTGGCAACTTCGCCATGGGCATCAAGGAGCACATTGTGTTCCCTGAAATCAACTACGACAAGGTTGATCAGATGTGGGGCATGGACATCATCGTTTGCACGACGGCTCCCACGGACGACGAAGCACGGGCTCTTCTGAAAGAGTTCAACTTCCCGTTCCGTCAGTAA
- the rpsN gene encoding 30S ribosomal protein S14, with product MAKTSAVEKNKRRRKTVAQHAAKRAALKAITMNQSLPMEERFKATLKLASLPRDGSKTRVRNRCEVTGRPRAFYRKLRMSRIALRELGNTGKVPGIVKSSW from the coding sequence ATGGCGAAAACAAGCGCAGTTGAAAAGAACAAGCGCCGCCGCAAAACGGTTGCCCAGCACGCTGCAAAGCGCGCTGCACTCAAGGCAATCACGATGAACCAGTCGCTTCCGATGGAAGAGCGGTTCAAGGCAACCCTGAAGTTGGCATCCCTCCCGCGCGACGGATCCAAGACCCGCGTTCGCAACCGTTGCGAAGTTACGGGTCGTCCTCGCGCATTTTATCGCAAGCTTCGCATGTCGCGTATCGCGCTTCGCGAACTGGGCAATACCGGCAAGGTGCCTGGTATCGTCAAGTCGAGCTGGTAA
- the rpsH gene encoding 30S ribosomal protein S8, whose amino-acid sequence MAMTDPLGDMLTRIRNGAARRKSSVSTPASKLRARVLDVLQAEGYIRGYTQVEFGNGKSEIQIELKYYEGASVIREIGRVSKPGRRVYVSVKSIPQVANGLGITILSTPKGVMADHQAREQNVGGEVLCSVF is encoded by the coding sequence ATGGCAATGACAGATCCTTTGGGCGATATGCTCACCCGCATCCGCAACGGCGCTGCTCGCCGCAAGTCGTCGGTTTCGACGCCTGCTTCGAAGCTTCGCGCCCGCGTTCTGGATGTTCTCCAGGCTGAAGGCTACATCCGCGGTTACACGCAGGTGGAATTCGGCAACGGCAAGTCTGAGATTCAGATCGAGCTGAAGTATTATGAAGGTGCGTCGGTGATCCGTGAGATCGGCCGCGTATCCAAGCCGGGCCGCCGGGTTTATGTCTCGGTCAAGTCCATTCCGCAGGTCGCGAACGGCCTCGGCATCACGATCCTTTCGACTCCGAAGGGCGTCATGGCCGATCACCAGGCTCGCGAACAGAACGTTGGCGGCGAGGTTCTCTGCTCGGTCTTCTAA
- the rplF gene encoding 50S ribosomal protein L6 has product MSRIGKKPVPVPAGITAAVDGQKVTAKGPKGELFFVVNDEVTVKMEGDTVSVQPANDSKDARSKWGMSRTMIENIFKGVKDGYERKLEINGVGYRASMQGKNLQLALGFSHDVVYEPPVGIAIAVPKPTEIIVTGIDKQKVGQVAAEIREYRGPEPYKGKGVKYAEERIIRKEGKKK; this is encoded by the coding sequence ATGTCTCGTATCGGTAAAAAGCCCGTTCCGGTTCCTGCAGGGATCACGGCCGCCGTTGACGGCCAGAAAGTGACTGCAAAGGGCCCGAAAGGCGAACTTTTCTTCGTCGTCAATGACGAAGTCACCGTAAAGATGGAAGGCGACACGGTTTCCGTGCAGCCGGCCAATGACTCCAAGGATGCACGCTCGAAGTGGGGCATGTCCCGCACGATGATCGAAAACATCTTCAAGGGCGTCAAGGATGGCTACGAGCGCAAGCTCGAAATCAACGGCGTCGGTTACCGCGCGTCGATGCAGGGCAAGAACCTGCAACTGGCACTCGGCTTCTCGCACGACGTTGTGTATGAGCCGCCGGTTGGTATCGCCATCGCTGTTCCGAAGCCGACTGAAATCATCGTCACCGGCATCGACAAGCAGAAGGTTGGCCAGGTTGCCGCCGAAATCCGCGAATATCGCGGCCCCGAGCCCTACAAGGGCAAGGGTGTGAAGTATGCCGAAGAGCGGATCATCCGCAAAGAAGGCAAGAAGAAGTAA
- the rplR gene encoding 50S ribosomal protein L18 → MASRKEVLARRANRVRRQIKAVANGRPRLSVHRSSKNIYVQVIDDVAGRTLAAASTLDAGLRKDLKTGADTAAAAAVGKLVAERAVKAGVTEVVFDRGAFIYHGRIKALAEAAREGGLSF, encoded by the coding sequence ATGGCTAGCAGGAAAGAAGTACTTGCACGTCGTGCGAACCGCGTGCGCCGTCAGATCAAAGCGGTTGCCAATGGCCGTCCGCGCCTGTCTGTTCATCGCTCGTCGAAGAACATCTATGTACAGGTTATCGACGATGTGGCCGGGCGTACGCTCGCGGCCGCATCGACGCTCGATGCAGGTCTGCGCAAGGACCTGAAGACCGGCGCCGACACCGCAGCAGCTGCTGCCGTCGGCAAGCTCGTCGCCGAGCGCGCTGTCAAGGCAGGTGTAACGGAAGTCGTGTTTGATCGCGGCGCGTTCATCTATCATGGCCGCATCAAGGCCCTGGCCGAAGCCGCCCGCGAAGGTGGCCTCAGCTTCTGA
- the rpsE gene encoding 30S ribosomal protein S5 has product MAQEKRQSRDDRQNREERDSEFVDKLVAINRVAKVVKGGRRFGFAALVVVGDQKGRVGFGHGKAREVPEAIRKATEAAKRELIFVPLRDGRTLHHDVKGRHGAGKVLLRSAKPGTGIIAGGPMRAVFETLGMHDVVAKSTGSSNPYNMVRATFDALKAQVHPKDIAAQRGIKFATLQARRAVSGATSEE; this is encoded by the coding sequence ATGGCACAGGAAAAGAGGCAGTCTCGCGATGACCGCCAGAACCGCGAAGAGCGCGACAGCGAGTTTGTAGACAAGCTGGTTGCGATCAATCGCGTTGCCAAAGTTGTCAAGGGTGGCCGTCGCTTCGGTTTCGCCGCTCTCGTTGTTGTTGGCGACCAGAAGGGCCGCGTCGGCTTTGGTCACGGCAAGGCACGCGAAGTGCCGGAAGCGATCCGCAAGGCAACTGAAGCTGCCAAGCGCGAACTGATTTTCGTACCGCTGCGCGACGGCCGTACGCTGCACCACGATGTCAAGGGCCGTCACGGCGCTGGCAAGGTGCTGCTGCGCTCCGCCAAGCCGGGTACCGGTATCATCGCCGGTGGTCCGATGCGCGCTGTTTTCGAAACGCTCGGCATGCACGACGTGGTTGCCAAGTCGACCGGTTCTTCCAACCCGTACAACATGGTTCGCGCCACGTTTGACGCGCTGAAGGCTCAGGTTCATCCGAAGGACATCGCGGCACAGCGCGGCATCAAGTTCGCCACGCTCCAGGCTCGTCGCGCCGTCTCTGGCGCCACCTCCGAAGAATAA
- the rpmD gene encoding 50S ribosomal protein L30: MAKNEGKTVTVEQIGSPIRRPNVQRQTLIGLGLNKMHRRRTLEDTPSVRGMIRAVQHLVRVVDEK; encoded by the coding sequence ATGGCAAAGAACGAAGGCAAGACCGTTACTGTTGAACAGATCGGCAGCCCCATTCGCCGTCCCAATGTTCAGCGCCAGACGCTGATCGGTCTCGGACTGAACAAGATGCATCGTCGCCGCACACTGGAAGATACCCCTTCCGTTCGTGGCATGATCCGCGCTGTGCAGCATCTCGTCCGCGTAGTCGACGAGAAGTGA
- the rplO gene encoding 50S ribosomal protein L15 — translation MKLNEIKDNEGATKNRKRLGRGIGSGSGKTAGRGVKGQKARSGVAINGFEGGQMPIYRRLPKRGFTNIFKSDFAVVSIGRIQTAIDAGKLSASANVDAAALKAAGVIRREKDGLRILADGELTAKVTIVAAGASASAVAKIEKAGGTIQLLSAAPEAAAE, via the coding sequence ATGAAACTGAATGAAATCAAAGACAACGAAGGCGCAACCAAGAACCGCAAGCGGCTTGGTCGTGGTATTGGTTCCGGCTCCGGCAAGACCGCCGGTCGCGGCGTGAAGGGTCAGAAGGCCCGTTCCGGCGTGGCCATCAACGGTTTTGAAGGCGGCCAGATGCCCATCTACCGCCGTCTGCCGAAGCGTGGCTTCACCAACATCTTCAAGAGCGATTTTGCGGTTGTCTCCATCGGTCGCATCCAGACCGCCATCGACGCCGGCAAGCTTTCCGCTTCTGCCAATGTTGATGCCGCTGCCCTGAAGGCTGCCGGTGTCATCCGTCGCGAAAAGGACGGCCTGCGGATCCTGGCCGACGGCGAACTGACCGCCAAGGTCACGATCGTGGCTGCCGGTGCTTCGGCCTCTGCTGTTGCCAAGATCGAGAAGGCTGGCGGTACGATCCAGCTGCTCTCGGCTGCTCCTGAAGCGGCTGCAGAATAA